From one Catellatospora sp. IY07-71 genomic stretch:
- a CDS encoding M14 family metallopeptidase produces MRKLRVVAVCLGMIGAIALVVPASAKPAGDGDRARNPLDVYVGVIEQDQVEEFRGIGLDHEDVRTAPVGAGKVKVEAVLSEVEASRLAGRGVKLSVKLIRGQKASDALRKQALAGNTVYRSYSEAGGLREELEKIAADNPSITKLLTIGHTTQGKPIKGIKLTRGARLLPDGLRPAVVYVGAQHAREWITPEMVRRLLHHVIDGYGSNPELTNLVNTREMYFFPVINPDGYDFTFTEGNRLWRKTLRDNNGDGVITPGDGVDPNRNYAYKWGYDNEGSSIDPASETYRGPGPNSEPESKALDGFFKRLRPEFFVNYHSAAELLLYGVGWQVSTPTPDDVIAITLAGDDANPAVPGYDPDISAELYTTNGDTDSHMTEKYGSLGFTPEMTTCETVSNSIPDDEWVAEDCASGFNFPDDEELIQAEFAKNIPFALSLAKSAAQPDNPVSVVGRTSPDFVVDAFDVSYGRTQPVAAIIRRALKNVQVHWKVNGGSVKSASVKEWQGGERYGDENDDYYAEFRGKVTNTKPGDQVEVWFSGFSVTPGRAGAVSSDHFTYRVHDDIGGKVLILAAEDVTGVSPVQGVTSAKYAADYASSLTAAGFTSDVYDFDTQGRKAPHHLGVLSHYKAIVWETGDDIILRATGQPGGTTAKAALDIELSVRDYLNEGGKLLLTGQNALFAQSADGSYFYHPDAPAQPECTVREYPCLPVLNDFLQYYLGAYNYVSGGGTDGTGEHYPVDGTTGAFDGFAGTLNGAGSAANQTHTASFLTTSSFLPPAQFPQFASSAPSDWLRPGAAPFDPRTGDWYLYSDRSDQSFKRLSRTVDLTSATSGELRFWSSFDTEPNWDFFVVEARPAGTDTWTTLADSTGHTTQETGDSCASGWVDGIHPFLAHYQGADCSPAGTTGAWHALTGPSGGWTELAYDLTPYAGQQVELSISYISDWGTQGLGVFLDDVSVSANGAVVTQTSFEDGLGGWTVGTAAGSPSLTNNWVRSQQAFEEGSIVTTRDTVFTGFGAEGLTPAQRDDLVKRSLAHLLGY; encoded by the coding sequence GTGAGGAAACTACGAGTCGTGGCGGTGTGCCTCGGCATGATCGGCGCCATCGCGCTGGTCGTGCCGGCCAGCGCGAAACCCGCGGGGGACGGTGACCGGGCCAGGAACCCGCTCGACGTCTACGTGGGCGTGATCGAGCAGGACCAGGTGGAGGAGTTCCGGGGCATCGGCCTCGACCACGAGGACGTGCGGACCGCTCCGGTCGGCGCGGGCAAGGTGAAGGTCGAGGCGGTGCTCTCCGAAGTGGAGGCGTCCCGCCTGGCCGGCCGCGGCGTGAAGCTGTCGGTGAAGCTGATCCGCGGCCAGAAGGCCTCGGACGCGCTGCGTAAGCAGGCACTGGCCGGCAACACCGTGTACCGGTCGTACAGCGAGGCGGGCGGCCTGCGGGAGGAGCTGGAGAAGATCGCGGCGGACAACCCGTCGATCACCAAGCTGCTCACCATCGGGCACACCACGCAGGGCAAGCCGATCAAGGGCATCAAGCTGACCCGTGGGGCACGCCTGCTGCCCGACGGCCTGCGCCCGGCGGTGGTCTACGTCGGCGCCCAGCACGCCCGTGAGTGGATCACCCCGGAGATGGTGCGCCGCCTGCTGCACCACGTCATCGACGGGTACGGCAGCAACCCTGAGCTGACGAACCTGGTCAACACCCGGGAGATGTACTTCTTCCCGGTGATCAACCCGGACGGCTACGACTTCACCTTCACCGAGGGCAACCGCCTGTGGCGCAAGACCCTGCGCGACAACAACGGCGACGGCGTCATCACGCCCGGCGACGGTGTGGACCCGAACCGCAACTACGCCTACAAGTGGGGGTACGACAACGAGGGCTCCTCGATCGACCCGGCCAGTGAGACGTACCGCGGCCCGGGGCCGAACTCGGAGCCGGAGAGCAAGGCGCTGGACGGGTTCTTCAAGCGGCTGCGCCCGGAGTTCTTCGTCAACTACCACTCCGCCGCCGAGCTGCTGCTCTACGGCGTGGGCTGGCAGGTCAGCACGCCGACGCCGGACGACGTCATCGCGATCACGCTGGCCGGCGACGACGCGAACCCGGCGGTGCCCGGCTACGACCCCGACATCTCGGCGGAGCTGTACACCACCAACGGCGACACCGACTCGCACATGACGGAGAAGTACGGCTCGCTCGGCTTCACCCCCGAGATGACCACCTGTGAGACGGTGTCGAACTCGATCCCCGACGACGAGTGGGTCGCCGAGGACTGCGCCAGCGGGTTCAACTTCCCGGACGACGAGGAGCTGATCCAGGCCGAGTTCGCCAAGAACATCCCGTTCGCGCTGTCGCTGGCGAAGTCGGCCGCGCAGCCGGACAACCCGGTCTCGGTCGTCGGCCGCACCTCGCCGGACTTCGTGGTGGACGCCTTCGACGTGTCGTACGGCCGCACCCAGCCGGTCGCCGCGATCATCCGGCGCGCCCTGAAGAACGTGCAGGTGCACTGGAAGGTCAACGGCGGCAGCGTCAAGTCGGCCTCCGTGAAGGAGTGGCAGGGCGGCGAGCGCTACGGCGACGAGAACGACGACTACTACGCCGAGTTCCGCGGCAAGGTGACCAACACCAAGCCGGGTGACCAGGTCGAGGTGTGGTTCAGCGGGTTCTCGGTGACCCCGGGACGGGCGGGGGCGGTCAGCAGTGACCACTTCACCTACCGGGTGCACGACGACATCGGCGGCAAGGTGCTCATCCTGGCCGCGGAGGACGTCACCGGCGTGAGCCCGGTGCAGGGCGTGACCTCGGCGAAGTACGCCGCGGACTACGCCTCCTCGCTGACCGCCGCCGGGTTCACCAGCGACGTGTACGACTTCGACACGCAGGGCCGCAAGGCGCCGCACCACCTGGGTGTGCTGTCGCACTACAAGGCGATCGTCTGGGAGACCGGCGACGACATCATCCTGCGCGCGACCGGCCAGCCCGGCGGCACCACCGCCAAGGCGGCGCTGGACATCGAGCTGTCCGTGCGCGACTACCTGAACGAGGGCGGCAAGCTGCTGCTCACGGGCCAGAACGCGCTGTTCGCGCAGTCGGCGGACGGGTCGTACTTCTACCACCCGGACGCCCCGGCGCAGCCGGAGTGCACGGTGCGCGAGTACCCCTGCCTGCCGGTGCTGAACGACTTCCTGCAGTACTACCTCGGCGCGTACAACTACGTCAGCGGGGGCGGCACGGACGGAACGGGCGAGCACTACCCGGTCGACGGCACCACGGGCGCGTTCGACGGGTTCGCGGGCACGCTGAACGGGGCCGGTTCGGCCGCGAACCAGACGCACACCGCGTCGTTCCTGACCACGTCCAGCTTCCTGCCGCCGGCGCAGTTCCCGCAGTTCGCGAGTTCCGCGCCGAGTGACTGGCTGCGGCCGGGCGCGGCGCCGTTCGACCCCCGCACCGGCGACTGGTACCTCTACAGCGACCGGTCGGACCAGTCGTTCAAGCGGCTGTCCCGGACCGTCGACCTGACCTCGGCCACCTCCGGTGAGCTGCGGTTCTGGTCGTCGTTCGACACCGAGCCGAACTGGGACTTCTTCGTGGTCGAGGCCCGCCCGGCGGGCACGGACACGTGGACGACGCTGGCCGACAGCACCGGGCACACCACGCAGGAGACCGGTGACAGCTGCGCGTCGGGCTGGGTGGACGGCATCCACCCGTTCCTGGCGCACTACCAGGGCGCGGACTGCTCGCCGGCGGGCACGACCGGTGCGTGGCATGCGCTGACCGGCCCCTCGGGGGGCTGGACGGAGCTGGCGTACGACCTGACCCCGTACGCGGGGCAGCAGGTCGAGCTGTCGATCTCGTACATCTCCGACTGGGGCACCCAGGGTCTGGGTGTGTTCCTCGACGACGTCTCGGTCAGCGCGAACGGCGCGGTCGTGACGCAGACCTCGTTCGAGGACGGCCTGGGCGGCTGGACGGTCGGCACGGCCGCGGGCTCGCCGAGCCTCACCAACAACTGGGTACGCAGCCAGCAGGCGTTCGAGGAGGGGTCGATCGTGACCACGCGGGACACGGTCTTCACCGGCTTCGGCGCCGAGGGCCTCACCCCGGCGCAGCGCGACGACCTGGTCAAGCGCTCGCTCGCCCACCTGCTCGGGTACTGA
- a CDS encoding MOSC domain-containing protein, which yields MRVGALYTYPVKGCRRVEHQQAAVEPWGLAGDRRWMVIDPDGKEVTQREVARLALLRVRTVDGGLELSFPETAPLFVAQPEPDPAVLSTLWGQPLPATAAGPAADALLSKELDRDVRLVWMDDPATRRPVPEPELNKPTDRVSYADGYPLLVANTASLDRLNDWIFEGGSLEGPLPMARFRPNLVVEGAEAFAEDGWIGRRLRVGEVVFRAPSACGRCIVTTTDQETGERGHEPLRTLARHRNVNQKLLFGVNLVPETVGTIRVGDPVELS from the coding sequence ATGCGAGTGGGCGCGCTGTACACGTACCCGGTCAAGGGCTGCCGCAGGGTGGAGCACCAGCAGGCCGCCGTCGAACCGTGGGGCCTGGCCGGGGACCGGCGCTGGATGGTGATCGACCCGGACGGCAAGGAGGTCACCCAGCGCGAGGTGGCCCGGCTGGCGCTCCTGCGGGTGCGTACCGTGGACGGGGGCCTGGAGCTGTCCTTCCCGGAGACCGCGCCGCTGTTCGTGGCCCAGCCCGAGCCGGACCCGGCGGTGCTGTCCACGCTGTGGGGGCAGCCGCTGCCCGCCACCGCGGCCGGGCCCGCCGCCGACGCGCTGCTGAGCAAGGAGCTGGACCGCGACGTGCGGCTGGTGTGGATGGACGACCCGGCCACCCGCCGCCCCGTGCCCGAGCCGGAGCTGAACAAGCCGACCGACCGTGTCTCGTACGCCGACGGATACCCCCTGCTGGTGGCCAACACCGCGTCGCTGGACCGGCTCAACGACTGGATCTTCGAGGGCGGCTCGCTGGAGGGCCCGCTGCCGATGGCCCGCTTCCGGCCCAACCTGGTGGTCGAGGGCGCCGAGGCGTTCGCCGAGGACGGCTGGATCGGGCGGCGGCTGCGCGTCGGCGAGGTGGTGTTCCGGGCGCCGAGCGCGTGCGGCCGGTGCATCGTCACCACCACCGACCAGGAGACCGGCGAGCGCGGCCACGAGCCGCTGCGCACCCTGGCCCGCCACCGCAACGTGAACCAGAAACTGCTGTTCGGGGTCAACCTGGTGCCGGAGACGGTGGGCACCATCCGGGTCGGCGACCCGGTCGAGCTCAGCTGA
- a CDS encoding MurR/RpiR family transcriptional regulator: MRALVQGARLTPTQRRIARELVHHADTVAYLSAGEVAELAQVSQPSVTRFAMALGFDGYPALRRRLRELTAGQRTAPAPDGDNDLQRAVRDEMGNLNRLADHLADPAAVHAAAGLLAASRPLPVLGLRAAAPLAGYFGYFAAKIHPEVRVLDSGGSLLYERLEQAADSGAKAVLAYALPRYPRELRDALSEARVLGLKVVVVTDSPVSPAADLADVTLTAAVGSQLVFDLHTAPMVLTMVLLQAISDVDPAATQRRLEHFETSANRRSVFMD; this comes from the coding sequence GTGCGCGCCCTGGTCCAGGGCGCCCGGCTGACGCCCACCCAGCGGCGCATCGCCCGGGAGCTCGTGCACCACGCGGACACCGTGGCCTACCTGTCCGCGGGCGAGGTCGCCGAGCTGGCCCAGGTGAGCCAGCCGTCGGTGACCCGGTTCGCGATGGCGCTCGGCTTCGACGGCTACCCGGCGCTGCGGCGGCGGCTGCGCGAGCTGACCGCCGGGCAGCGCACCGCGCCCGCGCCGGACGGCGACAACGACCTGCAGCGTGCCGTACGCGACGAGATGGGCAACCTGAACCGGCTGGCCGACCACCTGGCCGATCCGGCCGCGGTGCACGCCGCGGCGGGCCTGCTGGCCGCCAGCCGCCCGCTGCCCGTGCTGGGCCTGCGCGCCGCCGCCCCGCTCGCGGGCTACTTCGGCTACTTCGCCGCCAAGATCCACCCCGAGGTGCGGGTGCTCGACTCCGGCGGCAGCCTCCTCTACGAGCGCCTGGAGCAGGCCGCCGACTCCGGCGCCAAGGCCGTGCTGGCGTACGCGCTGCCCCGCTACCCCCGCGAGCTGCGCGACGCCCTCAGCGAGGCGCGCGTGCTGGGGCTGAAGGTCGTCGTGGTGACCGACTCGCCGGTCAGCCCGGCCGCCGACCTCGCCGACGTGACGCTCACCGCCGCGGTCGGCTCCCAGCTCGTCTTCGACCTGCACACGGCGCCCATGGTGCTGACCATGGTGCTGCTGCAGGCCATCAGCGACGTCGATCCGGCGGCCACCCAGCGCCGGCTCGAACACTTCGAGACCTCGGCCAACCGCCGCAGCGTCTTCATGGATTGA
- a CDS encoding class I SAM-dependent methyltransferase translates to MPDRKTRLRRAVSRSALAPLAALPVRLARVARHDAKVLRESARWLVTSREHHNYTYDLTKLNLEHLAWFVSVVAEVPVADVRAWVAEIEADTALRTHIERTTANAARRGLADRHVRYARRLGWYALIRARKPQHVVETGVDKGLGTCVIAAALLRNAAEGHPGRVTSLDINPEAGYLAKAQPWADVVDLVIGDSIASIGALDRPVDMFLHDSDHSAAHEQREFTAIEPHLAERALLLTDNVTYTTVLLKHAEKTGRRFLAFKEQPVRHWYPGDGIGAAWR, encoded by the coding sequence ATGCCCGACCGTAAGACTCGGCTCAGGCGTGCCGTGTCGCGCAGCGCACTGGCCCCGCTCGCCGCGCTGCCCGTGCGGCTGGCCAGGGTCGCCCGCCACGACGCGAAGGTGCTGCGCGAGTCCGCGCGCTGGCTGGTCACCTCCCGCGAGCACCACAACTACACCTACGACCTGACCAAGCTGAACCTGGAGCACCTGGCCTGGTTCGTCAGCGTGGTGGCCGAGGTGCCGGTGGCCGACGTGCGCGCCTGGGTCGCCGAGATCGAGGCAGACACCGCGCTGCGCACCCACATCGAGCGCACCACCGCGAACGCCGCCCGCCGCGGCCTGGCCGACCGGCACGTGCGCTACGCCCGCCGGCTCGGCTGGTACGCCCTGATCCGGGCGCGCAAGCCGCAGCACGTGGTGGAGACCGGCGTGGACAAGGGCCTGGGCACCTGCGTGATCGCCGCCGCGCTGCTGCGCAACGCCGCCGAGGGGCACCCGGGCCGGGTCACCTCGCTGGACATCAACCCGGAGGCGGGCTACCTGGCCAAGGCGCAGCCCTGGGCCGACGTGGTGGACCTGGTCATCGGCGACTCGATCGCCTCGATCGGCGCGCTGGACCGCCCGGTCGACATGTTCCTGCACGACAGCGACCACAGCGCGGCGCACGAGCAGCGCGAGTTCACCGCGATCGAGCCGCACCTGGCCGAGCGGGCGCTGCTGCTCACCGACAACGTCACGTACACCACGGTGCTGCTCAAGCACGCCGAGAAGACCGGGCGGCGCTTCCTGGCCTTCAAGGAGCAGCCGGTGCGCCACTGGTATCCGGGCGACGGCATCGGGGCCGCCTGGCGCTGA